Proteins from one Algicella marina genomic window:
- a CDS encoding AbrB family transcriptional regulator, translating to MPSNPLLRTLIALCLGAIGATIGYFLHLPVYLLTGPAIFITILGLAGLQLSLDSRFRDAAFVVIGISIGAGITEEATAAVLTWPLAFVALAIMLWAILFFSRAMLTRWFGDNRKTAILASSPGHLSFVISMGMDAGADVVRISVVQSVRLLALTLVVPFAALFLGIEVNASFTSADGTMSLPILAAILAVSLALGFALKRTGLPAPLLLGGLFTSTAAHASGIVHGGLPAWVALPAFCIMGTLIGSRFSGITLATLRQCFAAGVAITCVSVSLAFVAAVPVSRLLDMPVAHVLIAFAPGGLETMIAMGIVLGANPGFTAAAHVMRLLILTVLVPAMLGRKKPEAEPET from the coding sequence ATGCCGTCGAACCCGCTCCTTCGTACCCTCATCGCGCTCTGCCTGGGCGCCATCGGGGCGACGATCGGCTATTTCCTGCATCTGCCCGTCTATCTGCTGACCGGCCCGGCGATCTTCATCACCATCCTCGGCCTCGCCGGGCTGCAACTGTCGCTCGACAGTCGCTTTCGCGATGCGGCCTTCGTGGTCATCGGCATCTCAATCGGTGCGGGCATCACCGAAGAGGCGACAGCCGCCGTGCTGACATGGCCCCTCGCTTTCGTCGCGCTGGCGATCATGCTCTGGGCGATCCTCTTTTTCTCCCGCGCCATGCTCACCCGCTGGTTCGGCGACAACCGCAAGACGGCGATCCTCGCGTCCTCGCCCGGCCATCTTTCCTTCGTCATCAGCATGGGCATGGATGCCGGCGCCGATGTCGTCCGCATTTCCGTCGTTCAGTCGGTCCGTCTGCTGGCCCTCACCCTTGTTGTGCCCTTCGCGGCACTGTTTCTGGGCATCGAGGTCAACGCCAGCTTCACCTCTGCCGATGGCACAATGTCGCTGCCGATCCTCGCTGCCATTCTTGCGGTCAGTCTCGCGCTCGGTTTCGCGCTGAAGCGCACCGGCCTGCCCGCGCCGCTGTTGCTTGGCGGGTTGTTCACCTCCACCGCTGCCCACGCCTCCGGCATCGTCCACGGCGGCCTGCCGGCATGGGTGGCGCTGCCCGCCTTCTGCATCATGGGCACGCTCATCGGTTCGCGGTTTTCCGGCATCACCCTCGCGACCTTGCGCCAGTGTTTCGCCGCCGGTGTCGCCATCACCTGTGTCTCGGTCTCGTTGGCATTTGTCGCCGCCGTGCCAGTCTCCCGCCTGCTTGATATGCCCGTCGCCCACGTTCTCATCGCGTTCGCTCCGGGCGGGCTGGAGACGATGATCGCCATGGGTATCGTCCTTGGCGCAAACCCCGGATTCACGGCCGCCGCCCATGTCATGCGACTTCTGATCCTCACGGTTCTGGTGCCCGCGATGCTGGGGCGAAAGAAGCCGGAAGCCGAGCCCGAGACGTGA